Genomic window (Aminivibrio pyruvatiphilus):
GGGACATCAGGGTTCCCAAGAAAGGGGAAGCCCTTGCCGCTTCCCTCGTCATGGGAGCGTCCGTTCTTTTTGCAGCCTTAGGCATCCTTCCCGCCGCAGTCTCCTTCTCCGCGGGAGCTCTCGCCTTTGTCCTGCTCCGGATCGTACCCCTGGGGTCCGTGTATGCGGCTGTGGACTGGCCGGTGGTCGTCCTCCTGGGCGCCATGCTTCCCCTGGCGGGAGCCATGGCGGATACGGGAACCGCCGACCTTATTGCGAACTTCCTTCTCGCTTCGGTGGCCCGGGGGAACCCCGTGGTCGGGCTTGCGGCCATCCTCGCGGGAACCATGATCCTGACCGACTTCATGAACAACGCCGCAACGGCGGCAGTCATGGGCCCCATTGCGGTCAGCGCCGCGGCGGGCCTGGGCGTGAACCCCGACGCCTTCCTCATGGCGGTCGCAATCGGCGCTTCCTGTGCCTTCCTGACACCGATAGGACACCAGAACAACACCCTCATCCTCGGGCCCGGAGGCTTTTCCTTCGGCGATTACTGGAAGATGGGACTGCCCACGGACCTGCTCGTCATCGCCGTTTCCGTTCCCATGCTCCTGCTGGTCTGGCCCCTGTAAGACCGCGGATGTGCCGTTCATTCCAAAGACGGGGGGGGGAGGCGAAAGCCTCCCCCGGATTATTAGCGGTTCTCAGCTGAAACTCGACCAGTCGAAGCCTTCCTTGGGGTTTTCGATGGATTTGCGGAGCTGCATCTTCGGCATGCCCACCACGATGATGCCCGATCCGGGGTCCACGGTGTACCGTTCCCGGTCATGCTCCTCGTCGTACCCCATCACCGTGTTGGGGGGGATGATGTTGTGGCTGTCGATGATCACCCGCCGCAGCCTGCAGTTCTCGCCCACTACGACTCCTTCGCCGATGATGGATTCCTCCACCGAGGAGCCGGGCAGAATGACGCAGTTCCGGGAAAGGACCGATGATTCCACTGTGGAGCCGAGCACTCTGCTGCCTTCCGCCGAGAGGGTGCTCTGCACGTTGCAGGTGTAGCCTTTCACCGGGCAGACGTAGGACGGGGGATCGGCGTAGGAGACGGTCCGGATTGGCCACTGGGGATTGTAGAAGGTCATCTCCGAGTCGTGCTGCAGCAGGTCCATGTGGGCGTCCCAGTAGGCCCGGATGGTTCCCACGTCCTTCCAGTAGGGCTTGTCCTCCCTCCAGAAAGACTTTTCCTTTCCAGGAAGAACGTTTGTGGAGAAGTCATAGGCAAAGACCCTGGATGTCCCGACAAGCTTCGGGATGATGTCCCTTCCGAAGTCGTGGCTCGTGGGCAGCTTGGCGTCCTCTATGAGGGATTCCTCGAGGATCTCCCGTTCGAAGATGTAGTTGCCCATGGAAACATAGGTGAAGCCCGGGTTGCCCGGGATCTCCGGCGGGTTCTCCGGTTTTTCAACGAATCCCACGATCCGTCCGGTCTCGTCGGTGTCGATGCATCCGAAGGCTGATGCTTCCGATGTTGGAACCACGTTGGCCGCCACGGTGATGTCGGCTCCCCTGTTGATGTGGTAGGCCAGCATCTGGTCCACGTCCATCTTGTAAATGTGGTCCGCCGCGAAGATGGCCACCCGGTCGGCATCATAGAGAGTCACCAGGTGGAGGTTCTGGTAGACGGCGTCCGCCGTTCCCTGGAACCAGTGTTCTCCCCTCCACATCTGGGCGGGAACGAGGGTGATGAAGAAATCGCGGCCCCGGAGGGCGCCGCCGAACTGCCAGCCCCGTTCGATATGTTCGTTCAGGGACTGGCTTTTGAACTGGACGAGAACATAAATAGAAAAAATGCCGCTGTTGACAAGGTTGGAGAGCGCAAAATCAACGATCCTGTATTTCGCCGCGAAATGGACCGCGGGCTTCGCCCTGTACTTGGTCAGAGGCATGAGCCTTTCGCCTTTGCCTCCCGCCAGGACGATGCCCAGTGTGCGGCCGTACTTGCCTACCTGCATGGAGCATACCCCCTTCGGCTGTTGTGGGATTCTCGGTTCGGAGATTCTTTTCTTCCGCGCCGGGCTTCCGTCACGAAAGAAGGGATTCGTACAGTTTCCGGTAGAGGGGAGCGGAGCGGCTCCAGGAAAAGTCGGCGTTCATTCCCCTCAGGACCAGCTTTTTCATCGCCCCGTCGTCCCGGTAAACCTCAAGGGCCCTGGAAAGGGCTTCCTGGAGGTCCTCTGGAGTGTAGCCGGAGAAGAGGAAGCCGTTCCCCTCCGGAGTGCCGTGTTCAAAAACGGTGTCCCCCAGGCCGCCCACGGCCCGGACAATGGGTACCGTGCCGTACCGGAGGGAGATGAGCTGGGACAGGCCGCAGGGTTCAAAACGGGACGGCATGAGAAAAAAGTCTCCTCCACCGTAGACGAGATGGGCGAGGGGTTCGTCATACCCCCTGAAGGCGAACACCGAATCGGGAAAACGGGCGGCCGCATCCGCGGCGGCGGCTTCATATTCCGGCTGGCCCGTGCCGACGAGAAAGAGGCGGCAGTTCATTCCGGCAAGCTTATCCAGGAGAGGCAGAAGGATGGAAAAGCCCTTCTGTTCCACCATTCTTCCCACGGAAACCAGCAGGGGGCGTCCGTCGTCCTTCCAGTCCGCCCTTTCGAGAAGCTTTTTTTTGCAGGCGGCTTTCCCCGACAGGTCAGCGGGGGAATACCGTTCCGGAAGGAGGGGATCCGTCCGGGGGTCCCAGTACCGGTCGTCAAGACCGTTCAGTATTCCGGTGACCTTGCCGGAAAGGCTCTTCAGCAGCCCTCCCAGCCCCTCTCCGCCGGCTTCAGTCCGTATTTCCTCCGCATAGCCGGGACTGACCGTGGTAATGGCATCGCAGGCCACCAGGGCGCCTTTCATCAGGTTCGCCATGCCGAAGTATTCCATCCCTTCCACCCGGGCCGCTTCGTTCCGTATGCCCCAGTCTCCCAGGGATTCAAGGGGAAGAAGCCCCTGGTGGGCCAGGTTGTGGATGGTGAAGACGGTTTTGCAGGCATCACCGGAAGCTCCGAAGTGAATATGCCACTTCAGGGCCGCCGGAAGGGGAGCCGTCCCCCAGTCGTGACAGTGAACGATATCCGGATGCCACAGCGTCGCCGCGGGAAGGTCCAGGGCGGCGAGGGAGAGAAAAAGAAAGGGGAAGACCGTTTCGGGAGTAAGGTCCGCCGGATAGACGGATTTTCCGAAAAGCGACGGTTCTTCCAGCAGATAGGCCACCATGCCGGAACCAGAGCATTTCCAGACCGTTCCCCGGTGAATCTTCCACCGGATGACCGCCTCCGCCTTCCGGGAGAGTTTCGTGAGGGAAAAGCCCAGTTCTCTCGCCCTGTCGAGCACGCCCTCCCAGGCCGGGGTGAGCAGGCGGCAGTCAATCCCGCTCTCCCTCAGCGCTGCCGGAAGGGACCCGGCCACGTCGCCGAGACCTCCCACCTTGCTGAACGGCACCGCTTCCGGGCTGACGTGAAGAACCTTCGGTTTTCCGGCACCCTGCCCGGCGCTCATGAGCCTCACATCCCCCGGAAACTGATGTTGTACGCCTTTTCGCAGTACTCCCGCACAACCCTGTGGGTGTTGAAAAAGCTGCCGTTGAGAGCGATGGTCCGCTGCATCATCCAGATCCATTTTTCCCGGTTGTTGTAGTATGTGGGGATTATTTTCTTCTCAAGCTTGTCGTAAAGGTCGATGGCATCGAGAGATTCATCGTAGTGCATCATGTCCGACTCGCTGGGTTCGGGGCCCACGGACCAGCCCGTCACGTCCTCTAGCCATCCTTCGATCCACCATCCGTCGAGGACCGAGAAGTTCATCACGCCGTTCAGGGTGCACTTCATGCCGCTTGTTCCCGAGGCTTCCCTGGGACGGAGAGGGGTATTCAGCCACAGGTCCACTCCCTGGGTGATGAGGGCCCCCTTGTCCATGTCGTAGTTCTCCAGGAAGACGATGGGGATCATTTCGTCCACCTTCTGGGACGCGGTGAGCAGTCTCTGGAGGACGGACTTTCCTCCGTCGTCCCTTGGGTGGGCCTTGCCGGCGAAAACGAGCTGGATTTTCCCCGCACCCACCTCCATGAGCCGCCTGATATTGGAAAGCAGCAGGTCGGCCCTCTTGTACTGGGCCGCTCTCCGTGCAAAGCCTATGGTGAGCACGTCGGGGTCGAGCTGGCGGCCGGTCTGCTCCATGACGCCCGCCAGGAGGCGCATCTTGGATGCCTGGTGTGCGGTCCAGATATCCTCGGGAGGAATCTTCACGGCCTGGACGAGCCTTCCGGGGTCCCGTTCCCATCCGGGGATATGGGCGTTGAAGAGCCGCCTCATGCCGCTGCTGACCCACGTCCCGGGATGGACGCCGTTGGTCACCCAGTCGATTTCCGGCATATTGAACATGTTCCGGCTCACTTCGGCGTGCTTCTTGGATACGGCGTTCACGTACCGGCTGAAGCGTATGCCCAGTTCGGTCATGGAAACGCCGTCGGCGTTGGGAAGCATCCGCTTCAGGTTGGAAAGGGCCTCCTGGGAGATGACCTTGTCCACCAGGTCGAAGCGGAAGAAATCATGGCCGGCGGGAACCGGGGTGTGGGTGGTAAAGATCACCTGGTCCCGGATCTTCTCGAGGTCGTAGTACCCCTGCTCTCTCATGAGCTCCAGGGTGAGGAACCCCGCATGGCCCTCGTTCATGTGGAACGTCTCGATGTTCTTGTAGCCCAGGTCCCGGAGCATGCGCAGACCCCCCACCCCCAGGACCATCTCCTGGCAGAGCCGATAGAGCTGGTCTCCGCCGTACAGGTGCCAGGTGAGCTTCCGGTCGTCGGGGTGGTTGTTGTCGAAGTCCGTGTCCAGAAAGTAGACCGGGAGAGGGTAACCCGTGGCTCCTATGATCTCGTACTGCCACACCCGCACGTGGACTTCCCGGTTCTGCAGGGTCAGGGAGACCTGGTTCGGAAGAAGGGTCAGCTCCTGGACCGGCTGCCAGAGCACCGGTTTTTCCGTCTGCCATCCGTCGGTATTGAAGGATTGTACGAAATATCCCTTCCGGTAGAGAAGGGTGAGCCCCACCATGGGGACGCCCAGATCCGCCGCACTCTTCAGGATGTCGCCTGCCAGGATGCCCAGGCCTCCCGAGTATGTGGGAAGAGATTCTTTTATTCCTATTTCCATGGAAAGGTAGGCCACCGGCCGAAATGCGGGGTCGCTTTCCATGAGTTTCCGTATGGAGCTGCCCAGTTCTCTCTGATGCATGGATGTCATGATGAGAATGATTCCTCCCCTCTCTTTACTGTTTCAATATTACCAGAAAGTTTCCCCTTCTTGGAGAGGGAGAGCTATTTTCTTCCGTAGATGGCCGCAAGGTTCGCCATCCTCCCGGAGAGCTCCCCGGAGAGGTGTTCCTGCCGGGCCTTCCATTCCCAGTTCCCCGAAGGAACCGACGGCGTGTTCATTCTTCCTTCGGAACCGAGGCCCAGGTAGTCCTGGAGCGGTACCACCGCCCGTTCCGCCACGGAGGAAAGGACGAGCCGGATGACCGCGTCCGCGGCGCTCTCTCCGTCCGCGGAACGGCCGGTGTACTTCCGGAATGTCCGGCGTTCGTCCTCGGAGGCGTCTTCGGAATACCATCCTTCGATGGTATTGTTGTCGTGGGTTCCCGTGTAGGCCGTCAATTCCCGCCGGTAGTTGTGGGGGATATGGGGGTTGTCCCTCATTCCGCCGCCGAAGGCGAAAAGGGCCACCGCCATGCCGGGAAAACCCATGGACTCCATGGCTTCCGTGACGTCGGGGGTGATGACCCCCAGGTTTTCCGCCAGGAAGGGCGGGGAAGGAAGTTCCTTCCTTACCGCATTGAAAAAGTCCGCCGAGGGGACCGGCCTCCAGGTTCCCCTCTCGGCGGTTTTGTCTCCGAAAGGGATGGCCCAGTAGGCGAGAAGGCCCCTGAAATGGTCGATTCTCACCGTATCGAACAGGGAGAGGGAATGACGGAGTCTCCGGATCCACCAGGAGAAACCGTTCTTTTTCAGCGTGTCCCAGTTGTAGAGGGGGTTGC
Coding sequences:
- the glgC gene encoding glucose-1-phosphate adenylyltransferase, producing MQVGKYGRTLGIVLAGGKGERLMPLTKYRAKPAVHFAAKYRIVDFALSNLVNSGIFSIYVLVQFKSQSLNEHIERGWQFGGALRGRDFFITLVPAQMWRGEHWFQGTADAVYQNLHLVTLYDADRVAIFAADHIYKMDVDQMLAYHINRGADITVAANVVPTSEASAFGCIDTDETGRIVGFVEKPENPPEIPGNPGFTYVSMGNYIFEREILEESLIEDAKLPTSHDFGRDIIPKLVGTSRVFAYDFSTNVLPGKEKSFWREDKPYWKDVGTIRAYWDAHMDLLQHDSEMTFYNPQWPIRTVSYADPPSYVCPVKGYTCNVQSTLSAEGSRVLGSTVESSVLSRNCVILPGSSVEESIIGEGVVVGENCRLRRVIIDSHNIIPPNTVMGYDEEHDRERYTVDPGSGIIVVGMPKMQLRKSIENPKEGFDWSSFS
- a CDS encoding glycogen synthase, which codes for MSAGQGAGKPKVLHVSPEAVPFSKVGGLGDVAGSLPAALRESGIDCRLLTPAWEGVLDRARELGFSLTKLSRKAEAVIRWKIHRGTVWKCSGSGMVAYLLEEPSLFGKSVYPADLTPETVFPFLFLSLAALDLPAATLWHPDIVHCHDWGTAPLPAALKWHIHFGASGDACKTVFTIHNLAHQGLLPLESLGDWGIRNEAARVEGMEYFGMANLMKGALVACDAITTVSPGYAEEIRTEAGGEGLGGLLKSLSGKVTGILNGLDDRYWDPRTDPLLPERYSPADLSGKAACKKKLLERADWKDDGRPLLVSVGRMVEQKGFSILLPLLDKLAGMNCRLFLVGTGQPEYEAAAADAAARFPDSVFAFRGYDEPLAHLVYGGGDFFLMPSRFEPCGLSQLISLRYGTVPIVRAVGGLGDTVFEHGTPEGNGFLFSGYTPEDLQEALSRALEVYRDDGAMKKLVLRGMNADFSWSRSAPLYRKLYESLLS
- the glgP gene encoding alpha-glucan family phosphorylase, whose amino-acid sequence is MTSMHQRELGSSIRKLMESDPAFRPVAYLSMEIGIKESLPTYSGGLGILAGDILKSAADLGVPMVGLTLLYRKGYFVQSFNTDGWQTEKPVLWQPVQELTLLPNQVSLTLQNREVHVRVWQYEIIGATGYPLPVYFLDTDFDNNHPDDRKLTWHLYGGDQLYRLCQEMVLGVGGLRMLRDLGYKNIETFHMNEGHAGFLTLELMREQGYYDLEKIRDQVIFTTHTPVPAGHDFFRFDLVDKVISQEALSNLKRMLPNADGVSMTELGIRFSRYVNAVSKKHAEVSRNMFNMPEIDWVTNGVHPGTWVSSGMRRLFNAHIPGWERDPGRLVQAVKIPPEDIWTAHQASKMRLLAGVMEQTGRQLDPDVLTIGFARRAAQYKRADLLLSNIRRLMEVGAGKIQLVFAGKAHPRDDGGKSVLQRLLTASQKVDEMIPIVFLENYDMDKGALITQGVDLWLNTPLRPREASGTSGMKCTLNGVMNFSVLDGWWIEGWLEDVTGWSVGPEPSESDMMHYDESLDAIDLYDKLEKKIIPTYYNNREKWIWMMQRTIALNGSFFNTHRVVREYCEKAYNISFRGM